A DNA window from Burkholderia sp. HI2500 contains the following coding sequences:
- a CDS encoding NfeD family protein: protein MMSGHLFWWVAVGVLVVAELLTGTFYLLMIALGFLAGGLLQLAGFAPHVQFGAAAVVAIVAMVVLRRSGLGRKQKRDTSTNPDVNLDIGATVTVDAWRDGRARVQYRGADWDVELENGERDDAHVYQVSAVRGNCLVVVAKPAG, encoded by the coding sequence ATGATGTCGGGGCATCTGTTCTGGTGGGTCGCGGTGGGCGTGCTGGTCGTGGCCGAGTTGCTGACGGGCACGTTCTACCTGCTGATGATCGCGCTCGGCTTTCTCGCGGGCGGGCTGCTGCAGCTGGCCGGTTTCGCGCCGCACGTGCAGTTCGGTGCGGCGGCCGTGGTCGCGATCGTCGCGATGGTCGTGTTGCGGCGCTCGGGGCTCGGCCGCAAGCAGAAGCGCGACACGTCGACCAATCCCGACGTCAATCTCGATATCGGCGCGACCGTCACGGTCGACGCGTGGCGTGACGGCCGCGCGCGCGTGCAGTATCGCGGCGCCGACTGGGACGTCGAGCTCGAGAACGGCGAGCGCGACGACGCGCACGTGTATCAGGTGAGTGCCGTGCGCGGCAATTGTCTCGTGGTCGTGGCGAAACCCGCGGGCTGA
- the ppsA gene encoding phosphoenolpyruvate synthase, producing MTNAANVAKDQAYVIPFEQLRMTDVEIVGGKNASLGEMISQLSEAGVRVPTGFATTALAFRDFLKHNDLTDRIAKRLESLDIDDVKALAEAGAEIRKWIVDAPLQARLEQEIREQFETLKNSSPGELSFAVRSSATAEDLPDASFAGQQESYLNVVGIEDVLDRMKHVFASLYNDRAISYRVHKGFTHAEVALSAGVQRMVRSDVGAAGVMFTIDTESGFKDAVFITSSYGLGETVVQGAVNPDEFYVFKTTLAQDKYPIIRRSIGSKLIKMEFTQPGEPGRVKTVDVPHEQRNRYSITDEDVIELAKYAVIIEKHYQRPMDIEWGKDGRDGKIFILQARPETVKSQATGKAEQRFKLKGQSQVLATGRAIGQKIGAGPVRVIQDPSEMERVQPGDVLVADMTDPNWEPVMKRAAAIVTNRGGRTCHAAIIARELGVPAVVGCGDATDILKDGALVTVSCAEGDEGKIYDGLLETEVTEVQRGELPEIPVKIMMNVGNPQLAFDFSQLPNGGVGLARLEFIINNNIGVHPKAILEYPNIDQDLKKAVESVARGHASPRQFYVDKLTEGVATIAAAFYPKPVIVRLSDFKSNEYKKLIGGSRYEPDEENPMLGFRGASRYIAEDFAQAFEMECRALKRVRDEMGLTNVEIMVPFVRTVKQAERVVGLLEKFGLKRGENGLRLVMMCEVPTNAILAEDFLQFFDGFSIGSNDLTQLTLGLDRDSGMELLAVDFDERDPAVKFLLKRAIDTCRKMGKYVGICGQGPSDHPDFAQWLTDEGIVSISLNPDTIIDTWQALANRK from the coding sequence ATGACTAACGCAGCAAACGTCGCAAAGGACCAGGCGTATGTAATTCCGTTCGAGCAGTTGCGGATGACCGATGTGGAGATCGTCGGCGGCAAGAATGCGTCGCTGGGCGAAATGATCAGCCAGCTTTCCGAAGCAGGCGTTCGCGTACCCACCGGTTTCGCCACGACCGCGCTCGCGTTCCGCGATTTCCTCAAGCACAACGACCTTACCGACCGCATCGCCAAGCGTCTCGAGTCGCTCGACATCGACGACGTGAAGGCGCTCGCCGAAGCCGGCGCCGAAATCCGCAAGTGGATCGTCGATGCGCCGCTGCAGGCACGTCTCGAGCAGGAAATCCGTGAGCAGTTCGAAACCCTGAAGAACAGCTCGCCGGGCGAGCTGTCGTTCGCCGTGCGTTCGTCCGCTACCGCGGAAGACCTGCCCGACGCATCGTTCGCCGGCCAGCAGGAGTCGTACCTGAACGTCGTCGGCATCGAGGACGTGCTCGACCGCATGAAGCACGTGTTCGCGTCGCTGTACAACGACCGCGCGATCTCGTACCGCGTGCACAAGGGCTTCACGCACGCGGAAGTCGCCCTGTCGGCAGGCGTGCAGCGCATGGTCCGCTCGGACGTCGGCGCGGCCGGCGTGATGTTCACGATCGACACCGAATCGGGCTTCAAGGACGCCGTGTTCATCACGTCGAGCTACGGCCTGGGCGAAACCGTCGTGCAGGGCGCAGTGAACCCGGACGAGTTCTATGTGTTCAAGACGACGCTCGCACAGGACAAGTACCCGATCATCCGCCGCTCGATCGGCTCGAAGCTGATCAAGATGGAATTCACGCAGCCGGGCGAGCCGGGCCGCGTGAAGACGGTCGACGTGCCGCACGAGCAGCGCAACCGCTACTCGATCACCGACGAAGACGTGATCGAGCTGGCGAAGTACGCGGTCATCATCGAGAAGCACTACCAGCGTCCGATGGACATCGAGTGGGGCAAGGACGGCCGCGACGGCAAGATCTTCATCCTGCAGGCACGCCCGGAAACCGTGAAGAGCCAGGCGACCGGCAAGGCCGAGCAGCGCTTCAAGCTGAAGGGCCAGTCGCAGGTGCTGGCAACGGGCCGCGCGATCGGCCAGAAGATCGGCGCGGGCCCCGTGCGCGTGATCCAGGATCCGTCGGAAATGGAACGCGTGCAGCCGGGCGACGTGCTGGTGGCCGACATGACCGACCCGAACTGGGAGCCGGTGATGAAGCGTGCAGCCGCGATCGTCACGAACCGTGGCGGCCGGACCTGCCACGCGGCGATCATCGCGCGTGAACTCGGCGTGCCGGCAGTCGTCGGCTGCGGCGACGCGACCGACATCCTGAAGGACGGCGCGCTCGTCACCGTGTCGTGCGCGGAAGGCGACGAAGGCAAGATCTACGACGGCCTGCTCGAGACGGAAGTCACGGAAGTGCAGCGCGGCGAACTGCCGGAAATCCCGGTCAAGATCATGATGAACGTCGGCAACCCGCAGCTCGCGTTCGACTTCTCGCAACTGCCGAACGGCGGCGTGGGTCTCGCGCGTCTCGAGTTCATCATCAACAACAACATCGGCGTTCACCCGAAGGCGATCCTCGAGTACCCGAACATCGACCAGGATCTGAAGAAGGCCGTCGAGAGCGTCGCGCGCGGTCACGCATCGCCGCGTCAGTTCTACGTCGACAAGCTGACGGAAGGTGTCGCGACGATCGCGGCGGCGTTCTATCCGAAGCCCGTGATCGTGCGTCTGTCCGACTTCAAGTCGAACGAGTACAAGAAGCTGATCGGCGGTTCGCGTTACGAGCCGGACGAGGAAAACCCGATGCTGGGCTTCCGCGGCGCGTCGCGTTACATCGCTGAAGACTTCGCGCAGGCGTTCGAGATGGAATGCCGTGCACTGAAGCGCGTGCGTGACGAGATGGGCCTGACCAACGTCGAGATCATGGTGCCGTTCGTGCGTACCGTGAAGCAGGCGGAGCGCGTCGTCGGCCTGCTCGAGAAGTTCGGCCTGAAGCGCGGCGAAAACGGCCTGCGCCTCGTGATGATGTGCGAAGTCCCGACCAACGCGATCCTCGCCGAAGACTTCCTGCAGTTCTTCGACGGTTTCTCGATCGGCTCGAACGACCTCACGCAGCTCACGCTCGGCCTCGACCGCGACTCGGGCATGGAACTGCTGGCTGTCGACTTCGACGAACGCGACCCGGCCGTCAAGTTCCTGCTGAAGCGCGCGATCGATACCTGCCGCAAGATGGGCAAGTACGTCGGCATCTGCGGCCAGGGCCCGTCCGATCACCCGGACTTCGCGCAATGGCTGACGGACGAAGGCATCGTGTCGATCTCGCTGAACCCCGACACGATCATCGATACGTGGCAGGCGCTCGCCAACCGGAAGTAA
- the ppsR gene encoding posphoenolpyruvate synthetase regulatory kinase/phosphorylase PpsR, which translates to MLPTVFIVSDGTGITAETFAHSILSQFDQKFRLVRVPFVDSLDKAYATVEKINEAAVHDGRRAIVFTTLVDSESNDIVKRSNALVLDMFQRFVEPLEQELELKSSHAMGRGHQNADTEEYKTRIEAINFSLAHDDGQSNRNLSEADVILVGVSRSGKTPTSLYLAMQYGVKAANYPLIPEDFERGKLPSALAAYSEKLFGLSIDPQRLSEIRNERRPGSKYAAPENCRYEINEAEAMMRREGIKWLSSTHKSIEEIATTILQEIRLDRQSY; encoded by the coding sequence ATGCTGCCTACCGTATTCATCGTCTCCGACGGCACCGGGATCACTGCCGAAACCTTCGCGCATTCGATCCTCTCCCAGTTCGACCAGAAATTCCGTCTCGTGCGCGTGCCGTTCGTCGACTCGCTCGACAAGGCCTATGCGACCGTCGAGAAGATCAACGAGGCCGCCGTGCACGACGGCCGCCGCGCGATCGTGTTCACGACGCTCGTCGACAGCGAGTCGAACGACATCGTCAAGCGCTCGAACGCACTCGTGCTCGACATGTTCCAGCGCTTCGTCGAACCGCTCGAGCAGGAACTGGAGCTCAAGTCGAGCCACGCGATGGGCCGCGGCCACCAGAACGCGGACACCGAGGAATACAAGACCCGGATCGAGGCGATCAACTTCTCGCTCGCGCACGACGACGGCCAGTCGAACCGCAACCTGTCGGAAGCCGACGTGATCCTCGTCGGCGTGTCGCGCAGCGGCAAGACGCCGACGAGCCTGTATCTCGCGATGCAGTACGGCGTGAAGGCGGCCAACTATCCGCTGATTCCGGAAGATTTCGAGCGCGGCAAGCTGCCGTCGGCGCTCGCCGCGTACAGCGAGAAGCTGTTCGGGCTGTCGATCGACCCGCAGCGCCTGTCCGAGATCCGCAACGAACGCCGGCCGGGCAGCAAATACGCGGCGCCCGAGAACTGCCGCTACGAGATCAACGAAGCCGAAGCGATGATGCGCCGCGAGGGGATCAAGTGGCTGTCGTCGACGCACAAGTCGATCGAGGAAATCGCGACGACGATCCTGCAGGAAATCCGTCTCGACCGGCAGTCGTACTAA